The proteins below come from a single Procambarus clarkii isolate CNS0578487 chromosome 54, FALCON_Pclarkii_2.0, whole genome shotgun sequence genomic window:
- the LOC123771290 gene encoding uncharacterized protein translates to MVKALLNHECSVTRGAASTSSQGSSGQLGSGPVVGGGPGVGSGPLLGAGLGLGSGQGVGINLGQGIGGGPVGSSGKGVGSGDRAGQVSSGPRATSGSSGKAPYAGPRYGSPQVSTVDALFNPTVTQLFTIDRFVTLTDQAFQSVAVTLTSLTVQTVTTGTRAVGQTPVDDRVALQTTVVVRPSTLTVTYVQSDFRIVTERSLDYVTIAHTSYVIMQTTYTTTATQVLSYTTTLVRTNINTKSTVFTDYRTVTDTVLVPGARYGYRRL, encoded by the exons ATGGTTAAGGCCCTTCTCAACCATGAATGCTCAGTG ACCAGAGGGGCGGCTAGTACCAGCTCTCAGGGGTCATCGGGTCAACTAGGCAGCGGTCCAGTTGTAGGTGGCGGCCCGGGCGTCGGCAGCGGTCCACTTTTGGGTGCTGGATTAGGCCTTGGCAGCGGTCAAGGAGTGGGTATTAACCTCGGCCAAGGTATCGGCGGCGGTCCAGTTGGCAGTTCTGGCAAAGGAGTAGGCAGCGGTGACAGGGCTGGACAAGTTAGCAGCGGGCCTCGAGCTACCTCTGGCAGCAGCGGTAAGGCTCCTTACGCTGGTCCAAGGTATGGCAGTCCTCAAGTGAGCACAGTGGATGCACTATTTAACCCCACTGTCACCCAGCTCTTCACCATCGACCGCTTCGTCACCCTCACTGACCAGGCTTTCCAGAGTGTGGCTGTCACCCTCACTTCCCTCACCGTCCAGACTGTAACCACTGGAACACGCGCG GTGGGACAGACGCCGGTGGATGACCGCGTAGCCCTCCAGACAACGGTAGTTGTCAGACCTTCGACACTAACGGTCACGTACGTGCAGTCGGACTTCAGGATTGTGACTGAAAGGTCTTTAGACTACGTGACAATCGCCCACACCTCGTACGTAATCATGCAGACTACCTACACTACTACTGCTACCCAAGT GCTGTCGTACACGACAACGTTGGTGAGAACAAACATAAATACTAAGAGCACAGTGTTCACAGACTACCGCACAGTCACCGACACGGTCCTCGTCCCCGGAGCCCGCTACGGTTATAGACGGCTCTAG